The region cgggcgctgcAGGCCTTCCTGCCCGGCCGAGCCGCAACTCCGCCGCGCCTCCTTAAATCTCTGCCGTTAAATGTGGGCGGGTGTTTCAACTCAAAAAGCGCtcaaatttttttccttttcaaaaaaaGCTgatgaggttaaaaaaaagaaaaaaaaaaaaaagaaggggggggttggaagagagagagagagagaaaccgGCTTCGTGTCCGTAGGAAACAGAAGTAGCGATTGTTTGCGCTTAAAAAAGGGAGAGCGCGGAGCCGGGGAGGAGGCAGCGTTCTGCGGAGCGGCAAGTGCAGCGTTCAGCGGAGCGGACGGAGCGGCGCAGCGCAACGCAGCGCGGCTGTCATCGGCGGCGGCACCCCGGGCCGGGCGCTGCACCCGCGGCTCCTCCGTCCCCGGCCCGGACGGCACCGGcaccggcggcggcggcggcaccgAGAGCGGCGGGGCTTCGGCTCCCCGCGGATACGGCATGagcccgccccgccgggccgccgcccgccgccccgcggccccgctggatgccccgcggccgccgccgcccagGGCGGCCCCCGCCGGCCCGGATCGCGGAGCCGCGGAGAGGCCGCGGGAGTGAGGCCGCCGCCGGCAGAGAGAGCGCCGAGGGAGGCAGCGAGATCCGGGCGCGTCTCGCCCCGCGCCTTCTGCCCGGCCCGGAGCGGGGCATGCGGCGGGCGAACCCCGATAGTGAAGACTTTGCCTCGGAGCTGCGGCTGCTGAGGCTCAGATGCCGACTGTGAGCAGGGTGGGTTGTCCTCTTCCAGGATCTCAGGTCTGAGTGAGTCTCCGGTATACGTACGTGTATATATGTTACGTGTAACATATATCATATATCGCATAGCTCTTAATATATTTCCCCTCGCAACCGGCCAAAGGCTTTAATATGAGTTCCTCTCTATGTGGAAGCAAAGAAATCTTCTTTCAAGTGGAGCTGCAGTTTTGCTGAATAATCACGTGTGAGTTAGGGGCGGGCTCTTGGCAAGGAGTTTTGTTACGAGTATTTACTACAAGGTCTACTCCAGAAGATTAACCATCCCAATCCTTCTGTCAGTCTCCGATGCCATGcctggttaaaaaaaatctcatcttttTCTGATCGTCAGTCACCCTAAAGAATGGCCGAGCCTTCTGGGAACGAGCTGGCGTCTGCGGCTGCCAAGGGGGACCTAGTGCAACTCACTAATTTGTTGCAAAAGAATGTAAACGTCAATGCACAAAATGGATTTGGGAGGACTGCGCTGCAGGTTGGTAtccagagagggagaaaatatttcatcacTGCTACCTACGTGACCCGGGTTGCCAAAAAGACAACGCTTTGAGCAGGCTGGTGGAGAAATGCGAGGGCTTTTTCAACGAGTTGGATGCCATATTTTATAACTTTAGTGGCTCCAGCTCCCTAAAATGACGTACTTGAAATAAAAGTGCTCAGAAGCAGTGGTTCAGCCGGGGGTCACCCTCGGTGGCGGACGGGCTGAGAGTTGGGTGCGATTTGGGAACTCGGAGGGGAGGAGGCAGAGAATGAAATAGAGGAGACGAAAAGAAATCTCCGTAGGTGAGCAGGGCTCAGGGCAGGTCTGTAAACACCGATGCGCTATGGTTTGGAGCTGCAGTTCTCggttcttcccccccccctttcccccccctcccccccccccagtactTTCCCTCTTAAAATGTGCCTTGTCCGGGTGCTGGGCTCTGCCGCGATGGTACTTTTCCTTTATGCGCTGTTTGTGCCGAATGACCTTTCTCGTTCGGAGGCTGCACGGCACCGAGCACCTTCGATGCGCGCTCAGAGCCGCGGAGCGGCACCCCGAGCCCCGCCACCGCCTCTCCATTCATCGCTGGGGCTGAAAATCGCCCTTTCTCGGCTCGGTGGCGGGGCGGGGGTTCGGCTCTTTCATTTCTGACCGTCCGTGTGGTGCCGTGTCCTCGTTTTTCAGCGTGGAGCCGCGCAGGCAGCATTTGGAGCTCATCCAACTGCGAACTGTTGCAGCTGACGaaagattttgctttttataataTCAGATAATGATGGCGAAGAGGGTCGAATCCGTACGGGATAGCGAAAGGAACCGTTTATAGATGAGGAGAAAGTGTGTGGTTATTAGTGCCGAAGGTGAAACAGAGGGACGTGGAAGCAGAGCTCCGGGGCTTATTAATTTCACACGTTAGAAAAATCGTTTGTTAActcttctcccccctccccgaAACCACGAgaatcatttctgaaatgtaGTTTGTAAAAAGCAGAGTGCTTGCGGATGAACTCGAGatatttacagcttttttttttttctttcttttgcttgcttttttttttccccctgactTGACATCGACATGTTGCATTTCGAAAATGAGCACCTCTCGCTGAAAAGCGGGGGTGGCCCTGGGGGGGGCCCATCACCGGGGTCCGAGGGCTGTACGATTTTTTGGAGGCTGTTTTCACCCAAATCGGGCGCCGGGTGACCGTGCGGGCACTCGGGGCAACTTTTAAGAGAGCGAAAGGATGGAAATCGAACACTTACAGCAAAAAGTCTGTCAGGGGGAAAGAAACTTACAGCTCGGGGCTTCATCCTCGGGACGGGGGCTGAAAAGCGATTTGCAGAGCGGCGATGTATTTGCTGAGAGCTGCCCGTGCCCTCCGTGGGGCCGCTTCGCACGGGGGCACGGCGGCCGCTCCCCGGCCCCGCTCTGCGCTGCGACCGTCGGTCCTCACGGAgcagaggggcacggcgggggGGTCCGGGGCACCGCTTTCTGTACGCACCGCCCGAAGCGGGCTGCGGGTGCGTGGCTGCCCTCGGAACAGCTCTGTCAATGCAGCCTCCCAAATGTAGACTCTCTCTCAATAATCTCTCAATAATTTCTCAATATTCTCTCAATAACCTCTCGATAAAAAAGGGAGAGGTTGCctaaatattaatatttgtgGATATATATGTATGCCCctgaatttctgtttaattCAGCAGCTGCTCggcttctcttcctctctgctttttgtttcagacGAGGTGCTCTCTGCAGGCCTCAGTGCCCGTTCTGCCCCGATCCTCCCTGCCACAGCTACGGGCTGTTGCCGCTCCTTAGCAGAGCCGGGCAGAAAGGAGCTGTGCATCCCCCCCCTCGGCTCCATCCCCTCTGTTAGCattttcaaccccccccccacccccccccctcgcATGTGGCAATGCAGCCTCAGTCCCCGAGCCTGCCTTCCTCGAGCCTATTAACTCCCACTTCAACCAAATACACTTTCTAAATCCGCAAAAAATACACCCCGAGCCCTCCAAAAATACTCCCTAAGACATCCTAACAATTTTCCCAACACAAAGGAGGTCTCGCACTGCTCCTATTTTTCCCTCCCACCCCTGCTCAGAAGTGAAAGAGCagtgtgctcagagctgtgcttccccgagcctctgctccctgcacccACTCTGCCCCGCATCGGGGAAGGAGTGGTGAGATTTATTAATTAGAGGAATCATTAGATgaactttattattattatttttccgGTCTTAAAAAGCCAAATGCATATTTTTCGCTAGGAGACTTTTGGGGCAAATGCTTAGTGTAAATCCTGCTCAATTATTTCGCATCCATCGCACTGTAACAGCAATTTCTGctgatcttcatttttttttttttttttccatttcgCAAGGTTTTCAAACCAGTCCTAAGGAAATAGAGGGGGCATTTTGCTCGGGTTTGACACTCGCAGTGCGGCTGATggcagacagagcagagctgcccgACGGGCGCGGGGTGCGCAGCGGTGTGGGGGCCGGGCAGAGTCTGAGAAatcaaaacaaggaaaaaaaaaagggggggaattGGGTGGAAATCGGTGCAGGCTCTTACGTcccaaataagaaaaaaaaaatcgcattctaatttttaatgattttatgatgcaATCGAGGACATTTAAAgaggcattttattttattattttattttatttttcctgaaatgaacGATCAGAAAAATCCAACGATTGTTTCTGAAATGGGGATGTGTGTAACAGCAGCACGTGGCCGTGGTTTGCTTAGAGTAAAATTATAGAACCCGAATAGTCACAGAACCCATAAGCAGAGAGTAACTTGTCGGTTTTAGAAGGAAAAGTGTGGGGCTTTGCGACACTCCTTTTGACTTCTTCCCAGGTGACGTTCTGAGACTCCAACACCGGGGAGAACAATTTCTTGGggcatttattttcctcagcaGCCAGAAATATGGCACGgcacaaatatttgctttatgATAATGCGCAGACAGTGCAAACACCTGAGGGCTTATCAAAGCACATCGCGCATTTTCTGTCGCTGAGGCGCAGTCTCCGTTCCTCGGAGACCCACAGCCGACGGTGAGCGGCACTGAGCGGTGGTGCGGAGGTGTCCCGGTGCGCACCGGAGCGGGCCGGGCTGCGCGTCCCCGCAGCGAGGAGCCGAGATAACTTCTCGGGGAGAAGTCGCGCCCGCTGCAGGCGTTAATCTCTGAGACAAAGCTGTCACCACCGAGCCACCCAAACTCCCCCAGTGCTGCCGAGGTCAGTGAGGAAAGCTTGAAATTAGCCGTACCGTCGGGCGCTTATCGCCGTGCGCGGGGCTGCTCCGCCCGCAGTAGGGCTCGGAGCTGTGGGCCGAGGGCTGGGGCAGCGCGGAGCCCCGCGGGCGCTCACGTCTCACTCCGTCCCGCAGGTGATGAAGCTCGGCAACCCCGAGATCGCCCGCAGACTGCTGATGAGCGGCGCGAACCCCAACCTGAAGGACAGTACCGGCTTCGCCGTCATTCACGACGTAGCCAGAGCGGGTTTCCTGGACACTTTGCAGACCCTGCTGGAGTTCCACGCCGACGTGAACATCGAGGACGCGGAAGGCAACCTGCCGCTGCACCTGGCGGCGCAGGAGGGCCACGTGCGGGTGGTGGAGTTCCTGCTGCGGCGCACCCCGAGCCGCGTGGCGCACCAAAACCGCCGCGGCGACACGGCGCTGGACGTGGCCCGGCTGTACCGGCGCAGCGCcgtggtgcagctgatggaggGCGGCCCTCCGCCCGCGGCCGACGCCGACTGAAGCGGGCCCCCTCGGACCTTGCGGCTCTCAGCCTCACTCTTTTattactctcttttttttttttccaaccccTTTTTAAATAACGTTTGGTTCAAACCTacttctatatatattttttgttgttgttatatttTTGGAATAGTAGATAGCGTGAGTTCAAGAAGTTGTAGAGGTGGGCTTTTAGCTaaggaaaatgatttcagtGCACGGTGGCGGCACGTTGCTACCGCCGCCGCTCACAGCACTCCTTACCCCGCCGTGCCCACGCCGCCTCTCGCACCGGGCTTCCAGCACCACGCTCTGCAGTGCATCCCCGCTCACGACTCAGCCATTAACCCAAACGCTGCGTATCCACCGCTTAACGTTCCCTTTCCTCTCCGGGGGAAGGAAACAGCCCGCGGGGATTCTTCCCCCTCTCACCGTCCCCCTCCAACCCCCGGCTCAGCCCGACGCGCGTTGGGGTGGGGCGAGGACCGGGAGCGGCCCGGccggggggggcacaggggcCGGGAGCGCCGCTTCGGGCAGCAGCCTCAGTTTGACACTAACAGGAGCTCGTAGGAATAGGTCTCTCGCTTTCTAAATGTAGATGACACTTTTCCCCTTTGTGTATTTAAACTTTCACCGAGCTGCCTTTGAGTTTAGTTACCAGAAACAACagaagtggctttttttttttttttttttttttttttttttggccagagGTTTTGAAGAGCTCAGTTGGGCGCTCCGTGCCGAGAAGTAcattattttccagtttcaAAATAGCCGACAACCACGGGCAGAGGTAGGAGCACGAGGGGGCTGCAATACTACAGCTCCTCCGATCCCTGCCTGAGCTGAGCGCTGTTTCGATGCTCTTTAGAAACGACCGCTTCTCACCGCCCGTTTTGTTTTGTCTGGGGGGGGTGGAAAGAAAGGATGGTAGCTGTATCTCACAGGGATTTGGATGCAGTGGAATTTAGGAAGAGACACGTTAGGTACTCGTGAGGTTATCTTAATGCCTGCAGCTAACGAGCGATGTAATCCCTGGACTGTTTCCCTTCCAGAACAGCCGTTAGGGCCCTACGGCCGAACCCCCCCGGTACGCAGGGAGCAGCGGGAGGGGCGGCGGACGGGAAGCTGAGCGAACTCTGCGCTGCGGGGTCCGACTGTCGATGGCGCAGGATGGGAGGGCTCACATCAGTGTGAAAGGAAAGACTGGCTGCAAAATAGCACCTAAAAGACAAGGGGGTGTACAGTGctgtacattttatttctaaaaagaaaaagaaaaagaaaaagaaacaaaaaacccacccaaaacGTGTATATACGGTCCTGTAAAATGAGCTACCATTGTTTTCCAGTATCAGTAATTGCCTGGACCTGTCCATCCCTTCGCTGTACTCTCACGACCACTGTGTTCTGCGTTCTCTGATTAAAAACCTCTGTGCACCGCAACGCCTCGCGCGGTTCTGTTGCACGTTTGTTCCCGAAGGGCTGCGGACCCCGTCCCACCCTCAGGGGGTGGCAGCACCCCGGGGCAGCGCTCACCGCCTCTGCTCTCCCCCACCTGCGCCACCCgggaccccccccgccccagcGGCGCTCCGTCCGCGCTCTGCCCgcaccccccgccccgccctcccGGTGCCCGCGGGATGCTCCCGGCGCGCGGTGCGCGGCTCTCCCGTCCGCGAAGCCTATTTCTCGGCAGCGATATGGTACATTGACACCTCTTCCCCCGCCCTCGGCGTCGGGAGGGGAATGGATGCTGGAAATTCTCCGGGGAACCGGAGCGGGGGCTTCCCTAtgtgctgcagcacttctcagTGGGGATCCTTCTGCCCCGAAGGGTTCTGAGCTCGGACGTGGTTCGAAAAGTGGCTTTTGTGACCCCCTCCTCACGCTCCGACAGCAGCAGAAAGTCCCATTTTACACATCCTGTTGGTGACAACGTCAACAGTAACATTCAGCAGAGGATGCAAACACACAGATGGAAcgaaatatttttttgaaagcttttattGAGACAGAGACCATCAGAAAAGGACACGTCCCgggcaggagcagcccaggaGCAGCGCAGCCGGGGCCGCGCACATCACAACCGCAGCGACTGCGGTGCGGAGAGACGGGGAACAGAACGCTGCCCCGGGCACGGAGCCCTCTCCCCTATTTCGGGATGCGGGGGCTGAGCTGTCTCACTGACCTTTGCTTCTAAATTACAGAGAGAGGGAAAGCTGAAATACATCCGAAAAGGAGCAGATCCCGGAGGGATGCGGTGGGGAACGGCCCCTGGGTCCGGGGGGAACGGGGACGGGGCACGGAGCGGGGGCTGGGGGTGAGCCCCAACACAGCAAATGGGGCGGCGTTCCATGGGGGCTTTGTGCGCGTTTCTGTGCGGTGAGAGGAGGGATGGGTGAGTCGTTCCGTGCTGGGGTGAAGAATTACCTTCGTGGGAAACGCCGTCGCACTGTTCGTGTGAAGAAAGGgttaaagcagcagaaaaccGCCACTTTGGAGCCTCGACAAGAAAGAGGGGTGCCTCCGCCATCCGGGCACCCCACGGTTCGATGGGCCGGGAGCGGTCCCGCGGTACGATCCATTTCCCAGCGGAGTGTGACTGCatggagagcaaacagaaaaaaaaagccaagagagGAAAACTGCGTTTATTGCGAGGGACGGTGGCACTGTGCGAGGCGGGGgtggagggaaagaaaacaggaaaaaaaaataaaaagaaaaaagaaattaaaaaaaaaaaagaaagggaagctCGCGGGCAGCCGCGGGCAGCGCGATGGTTCCGGGCCGCCGCCGGCAGCGCAGCCGAAATCCCCGCGCAGCGCCGGGAGCCGCCGCCCGCTCTCAAAATGTCGGTGGCGGCGGAGCGCTGCGGCGTCCCCCGGGGAgcgcggcggagcggggccgcccCAGAGGCCGccgggctggggagggggggggggggcagcgcccGGCTCCGAAACCGTTACTTCGTCTGTACggttcctttcccctttctcttcctgtccaaatatttttaaatttacgCGCCTTAACTAACAGTCTGATTTTATTTCGCGAGTTTCCTCCGCGGGCTCCGCCGCCGCTTCCCTCCGGCCCCCCGCCGCGaggggcccggcccggcccggccgcacCGCTCCGCAGCCCCACCGCGGGGtgagctttcccttttctttcttttttttttgtctcttttttttccccccccccatccctctcccGGAGCCGAAGAACCGCAGTGCGGTGAGTACAGCGCGCCTCCCCCCGCTCTTAGGGACCCCCCGAGCAGCTCATTGCGGTGTCTCAAAGGCGAGGAAATCGCCCCCGGCTGCGGAGCGCCGCTGCTGCCGCTGCCATCCCCGCACCGCGCCGCTCCGGGTTGCGGGCAGCTCCCAGCGCGGAGCGCCCCTcgctctgctttcattgctcTGAGCGGTCGCGTCGCCTCCGGGCATAATATCAGTGATAATTGGGCAAAGCGACGGGAACCG is a window of Gallus gallus isolate bGalGal1 chromosome 8, bGalGal1.mat.broiler.GRCg7b, whole genome shotgun sequence DNA encoding:
- the LOC112532901 gene encoding translation initiation factor IF-2 yields the protein MRYMIYVTRNIYTRTYTGDSLRPEILEEDNPPCSQSASEPQQPQLRGKVFTIGVRPPHAPLRAGQKARGETRPDLAASLGALSAGGGLTPAASPRLRDPGRRGPPWAAAAAGHPAGPRGGGRRPGGAGSCRIRGEPKPRRSRCRRRRRCRCRPGRGRRSRGCSARPGVPPPMTAALRCAAPLRPLR
- the CDKN2C gene encoding cyclin-dependent kinase 4 inhibitor C isoform X2, translated to MAEPSGNELASAAAKGDLVQLTNLLQKNVNVNAQNGFGRTALQVMKLGNPEIARRLLMSGANPNLKDSTGFAVIHDVARAGFLDTLQTLLEFHADVNIEDAEGNLPLHLAAQEGHVRVVEFLLRRTPSRVAHQNRRGDTALDVARLYRRSAVVQLMEGGPPPAADAD
- the CDKN2C gene encoding cyclin-dependent kinase 4 inhibitor C isoform X1, whose amino-acid sequence is MLSVNPAQLFRIHRTVTAISADLHFFFFFSISQGFQTSPKEIEGAFCSGLTLAVRLMADRAELPDGRGVMKLGNPEIARRLLMSGANPNLKDSTGFAVIHDVARAGFLDTLQTLLEFHADVNIEDAEGNLPLHLAAQEGHVRVVEFLLRRTPSRVAHQNRRGDTALDVARLYRRSAVVQLMEGGPPPAADAD